A genomic region of Azoarcus sp. KH32C contains the following coding sequences:
- a CDS encoding AlpA family transcriptional regulator, producing MQLPTLRKRTIENWVANGQMPRPHATGGRRVYWRPDVLYRWLDERLNPDMENGVRGATAPYPTERQSENTVTTAGRKPGRPRRPLSMAG from the coding sequence ATGCAGCTGCCCACCCTGCGGAAGCGCACCATCGAAAATTGGGTCGCCAACGGGCAGATGCCCCGCCCTCACGCGACCGGCGGGCGCCGCGTGTATTGGCGGCCCGACGTCCTCTATCGATGGCTGGATGAGCGCCTCAATCCCGACATGGAAAACGGCGTTCGCGGAGCGACAGCACCGTATCCAACCGAACGCCAGAGCGAGAACACGGTGACGACGGCGGGACGCAAGCCCGGCCGTCCGCGCCGTCCTCTATCGATGGCTGGATGA
- a CDS encoding helix-turn-helix transcriptional regulator — protein sequence MTGQPLLRCAGQAAEGAFETTDMILPQHPEPLLRLPDVLRVVPVSKSTWWAGVKSGRFPAPVKLGTRITCWRASDIARLSAAA from the coding sequence ATGACAGGACAACCGCTATTGAGATGCGCAGGACAAGCCGCCGAGGGCGCTTTCGAGACTACTGACATGATTCTACCGCAACATCCCGAACCGCTGCTTCGGCTCCCCGACGTTCTACGCGTGGTCCCCGTATCCAAGTCGACGTGGTGGGCGGGCGTAAAGTCCGGCCGCTTCCCGGCACCCGTGAAGCTCGGCACCCGAATCACCTGCTGGCGGGCCAGCGACATTGCGCGACTGAGTGCGGCTGCCTGA